TTCCGGTTCGCGTTCTCGACCGTGCGTTTTGGCTGCAATTGATGCCGGACGACGTCTGCCCGCTATTTTCAGATGAACACAAGGCGCTTTGGATTGAGGAATTGGCTGGCGTGCTGCGTTCGCAGACGGCATACTTCTTGTTGACTGGGTTGCCTGGGATCACCACGCAAAGTCAGTGGTACTTTTCATTTGAACAGATGCTATACAATAAAATGTCAAAATTGTCAGTGTTTAATGCGGAGGTCAATCATGCCGACTTGGATGGGGTGAGTCCGGCACAGAAGGAATTTGAGCTATCGAGGGACTCACTGGTGCGCATGGTGGACTTGCGGCCCATCCAGTCGGTTGAGTTGCTCTGGGTGTATGACGGCGATGCGGAACATGACGCACAAAGGCCACTGCACCGTCAGGCTGACCTTCCATATGCCTATCGGCGATTTTCTTCCTCCGTCCTCAGCTTGCGCGAGCAGTTGTTGGCGCTTTGTGCGCAGTCGAGATTTGCAGCTGCGAGGCAAACCCGGTTGACCTCGTGTGTGCCATGGCAGGATTGGCGCAACCATCAGGGGATCGCACTGTTTTCATTTGGGATGTGGAACGGTGATAAACGCGAAGTGGAGCGGCGTGTGCTAGATTGGTTGGAACCTTTGCAGATTCAAGTGGGGACTTCCTTGCGCGCGTATTTCTGTCGGCAAAGGGTTGACGACGTGACGGATGGGGACGAGCTGGTTCAAGTCGCGCTCGATTTGGCCGCGAAATCTTACCCTGATTTTTTAGGTGTCATGGCGCAACCAGCGTCTATCCAGTTTGCCGACAGCAGCCGGGATGTCGTCAATCGCCTGTTGCCCACGCCAGATAAAGACTCCTCGTATTTTCACGCTGAACAGATGCTTTCACCTTTGCTGGAGGATAAAGGCGGCGAACCGCTGTTAGAAGCCTTGGAGGCTTACCTCGAGTGTGGTGCGAAGATGCAAGTGGCTGCGGAAAAATTGTATTTGCACCGAAATACGCTGCGCTATCGGCTAAAGCGAGTGGAGCAACTGTTGCATATTCAGTTGGACGACGACCAAATTCGCTTCACCTACCAGTTGGCGATTCGGACGTGGCGGTTGCGCAACCCACGCACACCCGCATGAGTGGATTGTTGCGGGTGTGTTGTACTCGAACGCTGTTGTTATGCCGAACAACAGCGTTGTCTTATCTAGTGGAATTCAGGAACAGATTGCAAATACAAACTTGAAATTAATAGATAACTTTGCTTATACTTTTAGCAGCCACCTCTATAGAGTGCTAACAAGCTGATGGCACACGCTGGCACTTGGAAGTCTGATACGACCCCGGGGTGTCGCTTCCTCAAAGTTTCCAGCAATCTTCATGAACCGTTCATCTATTGGCATTTCGTAAAACATTTGACCAATGGGGGGATGAAAATGAAGGCATTGTTGTTAGCAGGAGGACTTGGGACACGTTTACGCCCCTTGACAGAAAACCTTCCAAAACCGATGACACCCGTGTTTCATCGACCATGGCTTGAACACCTCATTGTGCATCTTCGTGACCAGGGCATTGAAGACATCGTGCTTGCGGTCAAGTATCACGCAGATAAAATTCAATCCTACTTTGGTGACGGGGAGTCGCTTGGCGTCAACCTCCAGTACGCCTATGAGCGACAGTTGCTCGGAACTGCGGGGGCGATTAAAAATGCCCAAGCTATGCTCGGCGATACATTCCTCGTCTTTAACGCAGATATCATTCATCACATCGATTTACAACCGCTATTGGAGTTTCACCGAGGGCACCGCGGGTTGGTTACGATTGGCCTCACGGAGGTAGAGGATCCGTCGCAGTACGGTGTGGTACAGCGGACCAAGCTGGGCGAAATCATTCGCTTTGTGGAGAAGCCGCGGCGGGAAGAAGCCCCGTCCAATCTCATCAACGCGGGTATCTATGTCATGGAGAAAGCCGCGCTCGATTGGATTCCTGAGTCTCGTGAAACGTCGATTGAGCGGGAGACGTTCCCGACGCTTATCGAAAACGGAATGGGCGTCTATGGCACCTCGATTCATGGTTATTGGATGGATATGGGGACTCACGAGCGGTACCTCCAGGTTCATCGCGACGTATTCGACGGCAAGTTCCCGCTTCGCCTGTCTACGCCAATGGTTCGCGATGGCGTCTGGATGGGCAGGAACATCGAGATTGCAGCGAACGTGCGGATAGAGCCGCCAGTGGTTATCGGTCATGGCGCAGTGATCGAGTATGGAAGCACCGTCGGACCGTTTACGGTGGTTGGAGATCAGGCGGTAATTGGACCCGATTGTTCCGTTCGCAACTCGGTCATCTGGCCGAAGGCGCGCATCAAGGGGAGAACGCAACTGTCGGGTGCGATTGTCGGCCACGGGTTTACGGTAACTGTCGGTGAAACAGCGGCGCGCGAAGAATTGGAGGCGGTGATGCAATAATGTTTGAGATTGCTTACGTGAGCACCTACGTCCCGAAAAAGTGTGGACTGGCGACATATACGCATCATTTGCGGCAGAGTGTACAGCAAGCCGCGCAAAATGCCGATTTTCGCGATCAGGTCGTCGCTGTCGTCGGCGCGGATGAGGATAGAAACATGTACAACCGTTCGTATTGGTTGCTGCGTCGCGACGTGTTGTGGGATTACGAGCGGTTGGCCAAACGGATTAATAACAGTTCGATTCAACTTGTCTCGCTTCAGCACGAGTTTGGTATTTTCGGCGGCGAGGCTGGTGAGCACGTGTTGGAGTTTGCGAGAGCGCTGCAGAAGCCGCTCGTGACTACATTCCACACGGTGTTTGAAAAGCCCATGTCCCCTTATCGGGAAATTCAGCAAGCGTTGATTCGGCAGAGCGCACATATTACGGTGATGAACCGCCGAGCTGTCGGCTACCTGCGAGACGCGTATGGCGTGCCGATTGAAAAGATATCGTATATCCCGCACGGCACCCCGGGGCCGTCTGCAAAGCCGCGAACTCTTTTACGCCAAGAGCTTGGGTGGCACGGTCGCAAAGTCATTCTCACGTTTGGCCTCTTGGGGCCGAGCAAGGGAATCGAATCTATCTTGGCAGCACTGCCGCGCGTGGTGGAAGAGGTCCCGAACGTGTTGTATGTGATTGCGGGCCAGACCCATCCGGAAATTGTGAAACAGCACGGCGAAGCCTATCGAGATAAATTGCGCAAGATGATTGACGACCATCAGCTGCAAAATCACGTCATCATGCTGGATAGGTACATGACGGAAACGGATATCACGGAACTGATTACCGCGTGTGATTTATATGTCACGCCGTATCCGGGTATGGAGCAAATTACGAGCGGCACACTCGCGTATGCAGTGGGGGCCGGGCGCCCTGTCTTGAGTACGCCGTACGCATATGCCCGCGACTTGCTCAAGGATTTGCCGGCATTGTTGATTCCCTACGGCGATACGGATAGATGGTCGAGCGAAATGATCCGGATGCTGACTCAAGATGCGGTTCGAAGTGCCTACGAACAGCAAATCCAAAAAATTGGACGCTCGATGCAATGGGCACGAGTAGGGATTTCACATTGGAACCTGTTTTGCAGCCTTATCGATGCGCGGCGCGCGGTGGAAGGGAGCGAAATGTTCCTTGCTACCCGTTAAGCTCGATCACCTCCAGCGGCTTACGGACGACACCGGGTTATTAGAGCACGCTTTTGGGAAGATCCCACGGCGTAAGGAAGGTTATTCGACAGATGACAATGCGCGGGCCTTGTGGCTGTGTATTGAGTGGATGCGCTATGCAAAACGCACGAACGCCGACGAAGCGATTCCGCTTTTGTGTTCACTGGCCGACAAGTACCTGGAATTCCTGATTTGGGTTCAAGGTGAGGATGGGCGCTTTCACAATAACGTGTTTTACAACCGGACGTTCGAGCCCGAAGTGCCCTCGGACGATTGCCAGGGCCGAACGCTTTGGGCGCTGGCGGTGGCCAGTTTAGATCACCCGGACGAACGCAGGATTCCGACCATCCGCAAGGTTTGTCAACGGGGGTTTGCGC
Above is a genomic segment from Alicyclobacillus acidoterrestris containing:
- a CDS encoding nucleotidyltransferase family protein, encoding MKALLLAGGLGTRLRPLTENLPKPMTPVFHRPWLEHLIVHLRDQGIEDIVLAVKYHADKIQSYFGDGESLGVNLQYAYERQLLGTAGAIKNAQAMLGDTFLVFNADIIHHIDLQPLLEFHRGHRGLVTIGLTEVEDPSQYGVVQRTKLGEIIRFVEKPRREEAPSNLINAGIYVMEKAALDWIPESRETSIERETFPTLIENGMGVYGTSIHGYWMDMGTHERYLQVHRDVFDGKFPLRLSTPMVRDGVWMGRNIEIAANVRIEPPVVIGHGAVIEYGSTVGPFTVVGDQAVIGPDCSVRNSVIWPKARIKGRTQLSGAIVGHGFTVTVGETAAREELEAVMQ
- a CDS encoding PucR family transcriptional regulator, translating into MVPMREFVGSLNGKTECLAGAVGLDHMCRDILLLNDEKVWLRSTQNSEFQDTLVFVKADLFPAYSSTFDLLLRFFQQARVAGVLFQGGAPSDFSKATLMLADILGIPILWTHSSLYYSAVARHFYTLVTQRTQAARHQLSGVRKRLELAFYDTRTLADWLRVMERELFARAEVRVCDAPGDSLHTQWKNDRGHEMLLVPVRVLDRAFWLQLMPDDVCPLFSDEHKALWIEELAGVLRSQTAYFLLTGLPGITTQSQWYFSFEQMLYNKMSKLSVFNAEVNHADLDGVSPAQKEFELSRDSLVRMVDLRPIQSVELLWVYDGDAEHDAQRPLHRQADLPYAYRRFSSSVLSLREQLLALCAQSRFAAARQTRLTSCVPWQDWRNHQGIALFSFGMWNGDKREVERRVLDWLEPLQIQVGTSLRAYFCRQRVDDVTDGDELVQVALDLAAKSYPDFLGVMAQPASIQFADSSRDVVNRLLPTPDKDSSYFHAEQMLSPLLEDKGGEPLLEALEAYLECGAKMQVAAEKLYLHRNTLRYRLKRVEQLLHIQLDDDQIRFTYQLAIRTWRLRNPRTPA
- a CDS encoding glycosyltransferase family 4 protein, whose product is MFEIAYVSTYVPKKCGLATYTHHLRQSVQQAAQNADFRDQVVAVVGADEDRNMYNRSYWLLRRDVLWDYERLAKRINNSSIQLVSLQHEFGIFGGEAGEHVLEFARALQKPLVTTFHTVFEKPMSPYREIQQALIRQSAHITVMNRRAVGYLRDAYGVPIEKISYIPHGTPGPSAKPRTLLRQELGWHGRKVILTFGLLGPSKGIESILAALPRVVEEVPNVLYVIAGQTHPEIVKQHGEAYRDKLRKMIDDHQLQNHVIMLDRYMTETDITELITACDLYVTPYPGMEQITSGTLAYAVGAGRPVLSTPYAYARDLLKDLPALLIPYGDTDRWSSEMIRMLTQDAVRSAYEQQIQKIGRSMQWARVGISHWNLFCSLIDARRAVEGSEMFLATR